Proteins from one Paenibacillus amylolyticus genomic window:
- a CDS encoding amidohydrolase → MKQAYWLTNVILERSYVREGEQVTGTRTTPAHLRIEDGVIAAIAEGDTPLSSDLPQVDGKGLLLLPSFEEAHIHLDKTYYDGPWTAVKRISSIFDRIEEEKVLLPKLLPDAKRQAERILALIQGHGSTHVRSHCNIEPVSGLKRLEATRQALESFSGKMSSEIVAFPQHGLLRSNSVELMGQAMKEGATHVGGLDPHTVDEQIEKSLHAMVELAVQHQAGIDIHLHDGGQAGKQTLLELANLTEAAGLQGKVTVSHAFWFARAEQQEAEDMAQRMASLGMGIASTVPIGRTMMPLPMLQRIGVNVKLATDSLTDHWSPFGNGDLLEKAGRFAELYGYSDELSLSQSLAFVTGGITPLDSQGEQVWPKVGDTASFVLVHASCSAEAVARRSARQAVWYKGQLVSGSTSD, encoded by the coding sequence ATGAAGCAGGCGTATTGGTTAACAAACGTGATTTTGGAGCGGAGTTATGTTCGGGAAGGGGAACAGGTAACAGGGACTCGGACAACCCCTGCTCATCTGCGGATTGAAGATGGAGTGATCGCGGCGATTGCGGAAGGAGACACGCCGTTATCTAGCGATCTGCCACAAGTAGATGGCAAGGGACTGTTACTGCTGCCTTCGTTCGAGGAGGCACATATTCATCTGGACAAAACGTACTACGATGGGCCGTGGACAGCGGTTAAACGGATCTCCAGTATTTTCGATCGCATTGAAGAAGAGAAGGTGTTGTTGCCCAAGCTGCTACCAGATGCGAAGCGTCAAGCGGAGCGTATTCTGGCCTTGATCCAGGGGCACGGGTCCACTCATGTACGCAGTCATTGCAATATCGAACCCGTCAGTGGTTTGAAAAGACTGGAAGCGACGCGGCAGGCATTGGAATCTTTTTCGGGCAAAATGTCTTCGGAAATCGTAGCTTTCCCGCAGCATGGACTGCTTCGTTCGAATTCAGTGGAGCTTATGGGTCAAGCGATGAAGGAAGGTGCAACGCATGTGGGCGGACTTGATCCGCATACCGTGGACGAACAGATCGAGAAATCACTGCATGCCATGGTTGAACTGGCGGTTCAGCACCAGGCGGGTATAGACATACATCTGCATGATGGCGGGCAGGCCGGTAAACAAACGTTGCTGGAACTTGCGAATCTGACTGAAGCAGCAGGGCTTCAGGGCAAAGTTACGGTGAGCCATGCGTTCTGGTTCGCCCGCGCAGAGCAGCAGGAAGCAGAGGATATGGCGCAGCGAATGGCTTCGCTGGGCATGGGCATTGCTTCCACGGTGCCTATCGGCAGAACGATGATGCCTCTTCCGATGCTCCAACGTATAGGCGTGAACGTGAAGCTGGCGACAGACAGCCTGACGGATCATTGGTCTCCTTTTGGCAACGGAGATCTGCTAGAGAAAGCGGGACGCTTCGCAGAACTGTACGGATATAGCGACGAACTGTCCTTGTCTCAATCTCTGGCATTCGTAACAGGGGGGATCACTCCACTGGATTCACAAGGAGAACAGGTATGGCCGAAGGTGGGAGACACAGCAAGCTTTGTATTGGTGCATGCAAGTTGTTCGGCAGAAGCCGTTGCGCGGCGATCTGCGCGGCAGGCCGTATGGTACAAGGGGCAATTGGTGAGCGGATCGACATCGGATTGA
- a CDS encoding GNAT family N-acetyltransferase: MEQVTLQPITEENELECIHLKPREDQLDLVASNADSLKHAEKEITSKPYGIFAEDQMVGFILYDNEVYHDGYYWILRFMIDEKHQGKGYGKRAIQEVIHTLQDRKDCQQIRVSHVPHNSAANALYKRCGFQDTGEFEDNGDIILSYQMR, from the coding sequence ATGGAGCAAGTGACACTACAACCTATAACGGAAGAAAATGAACTCGAATGCATCCATCTTAAACCGCGGGAAGATCAGCTGGATTTGGTCGCAAGCAATGCGGATTCATTGAAGCATGCGGAGAAGGAAATTACGTCCAAACCATACGGCATTTTCGCAGAGGATCAGATGGTCGGTTTTATTTTATATGATAATGAGGTCTATCATGACGGGTATTACTGGATTCTGCGCTTCATGATTGACGAGAAGCATCAGGGGAAGGGCTACGGTAAACGTGCCATTCAAGAAGTGATTCATACGTTGCAAGATAGAAAGGACTGTCAGCAAATCAGGGTATCCCATGTTCCTCATAACAGTGCGGCAAATGCGCTGTATAAGCGTTGCGGGTTTCAGGACACGGGTGAATTCGAGGACAACGGGGATATCATTCTAAGTTATCAAATGAGGTAA
- a CDS encoding GNAT family N-acetyltransferase, with amino-acid sequence MIREAEARDAAVIERLYTELLPNNLNTKVLAERIEEVRNNPNSFLFVYELGDQVIGTAHLHICLDALVEDRPFGVVERVIITEHVQSKGYGSELMKYVEHVCVQKNCLKVFLTSGSSRHEAHHFYTRLGYNGESSKAFKKYL; translated from the coding sequence ATGATAAGAGAGGCAGAAGCCAGGGATGCGGCGGTGATCGAAAGGCTGTATACAGAGTTATTACCAAACAACCTGAACACAAAGGTGCTTGCAGAGCGTATTGAAGAAGTTCGAAATAACCCAAACAGTTTCTTGTTCGTATATGAACTGGGAGATCAGGTGATTGGCACGGCTCATTTACATATATGTCTGGATGCTTTGGTGGAGGATAGACCCTTCGGCGTCGTTGAGCGGGTAATCATTACGGAACATGTGCAGAGCAAGGGATATGGTTCTGAATTGATGAAATATGTAGAGCATGTATGTGTGCAGAAAAATTGTTTAAAGGTGTTTCTGACGAGCGGATCATCCAGACACGAAGCACATCACTTTTATACCAGATTGGGGTACAACGGAGAATCCAGCAAGGCATTCAAAAAGTATTTATAA
- a CDS encoding DUF1361 domain-containing protein: MFLAWVPFIISSCIRYIFNKKVTTTSVICMCLMCAVWLFFLPNSAYLFTEILHSFRYFDAQGEVRFWVNIDFWYGLTLTFAVAIIGLLCSTCSIIQIHGMLNKLVNKYVSMLVVGLILLLSSIGVYIGRFNRWNSWDVLSRPGKTFVDLVNDFNAANSIMVEFVVIVFTVQLFGYVIVSLLTARSSS, from the coding sequence ATGTTCCTGGCATGGGTACCATTCATCATCTCATCCTGTATTAGATACATATTCAATAAGAAAGTAACCACAACGAGCGTTATATGTATGTGCCTGATGTGTGCAGTGTGGCTCTTTTTTCTGCCGAATTCAGCTTACCTGTTTACAGAGATCCTGCACTCATTCCGATATTTTGATGCTCAAGGGGAGGTCAGGTTTTGGGTTAATATTGATTTTTGGTATGGACTCACCCTGACGTTTGCCGTAGCGATCATAGGCTTGCTGTGCTCGACTTGTTCGATTATTCAAATCCACGGCATGTTAAACAAATTAGTAAATAAGTACGTTAGCATGTTGGTTGTGGGCTTGATTCTGCTATTGAGCAGTATAGGAGTCTACATTGGTAGATTTAATCGCTGGAATTCGTGGGATGTATTATCCAGGCCCGGGAAGACCTTCGTGGATCTTGTGAATGATTTCAATGCAGCGAACAGCATCATGGTTGAGTTTGTCGTCATTGTATTTACCGTTCAACTTTTTGGCTACGTTATCGTATCTTTGCTAACCGCAAGGTCTAGCAGTTAA
- a CDS encoding GNAT family N-acetyltransferase, with translation MSLTEWSTDILQYDLSDEYSIRRADFAEWGLYCTVYYDMRYVGFFREEEFSSSKISAYWIYKGESKIGGVRMEPNRMYHLFFIPPFQQCFEVLKLLKHTLIQWSDRTKRILTFEILPDQVDLFARAGFWPVEFRCRWMQRPTDHFDIEWDNRVTVKSPEIIESETGNRRYVNEAEIGRCDMESFAGSLEATRRKHTTLSDFIPNDDPNYTNEILTHASTLVYDKETGQLIANCRLCLQDNQAAVYSIGVLPPIEAEVWLR, from the coding sequence ATGAGTTTAACGGAATGGTCCACAGATATACTTCAATATGATCTGTCGGATGAATATTCGATTCGCAGAGCTGATTTTGCCGAATGGGGATTATATTGCACGGTTTATTATGATATGCGTTATGTCGGATTTTTCAGAGAAGAAGAGTTCAGTTCTTCCAAGATCAGTGCGTACTGGATTTACAAGGGGGAAAGCAAAATAGGTGGCGTGAGAATGGAGCCTAACCGGATGTATCATTTGTTTTTTATCCCGCCATTCCAGCAGTGCTTTGAGGTATTGAAGCTTCTGAAGCATACATTAATACAGTGGTCGGATCGCACTAAACGCATTCTGACCTTTGAGATTCTGCCGGACCAAGTCGATCTGTTCGCAAGAGCCGGGTTCTGGCCAGTGGAGTTCAGATGTCGCTGGATGCAGCGGCCTACAGATCATTTTGACATCGAATGGGACAACAGGGTAACCGTGAAAAGTCCAGAGATTATCGAGAGCGAAACTGGCAACAGAAGATATGTGAATGAAGCTGAAATTGGCAGATGTGACATGGAGAGTTTTGCAGGAAGTCTGGAAGCGACACGAAGAAAACATACCACTCTTTCAGATTTTATACCAAACGACGACCCTAATTATACGAATGAAATTCTGACCCACGCTTCAACGCTTGTATACGACAAGGAAACAGGGCAGCTTATTGCCAATTGTCGCTTGTGCTTGCAGGATAATCAGGCGGCTGTATACAGTATCGGAGTGCTCCCGCCTATAGAGGCAGAGGTCTGGCTACGCTGA
- a CDS encoding ArsR family transcriptional regulator, with translation MIKANGEPRFLPLYEALASEVRWRIMDMIADREMNVKDIASVLELSPSIVTMHIRKLEDAGLIGSRRVRINGGTHKLCYLKQNQIEIELPSASRTSRTREQTISVGHYTAFDIHPTCGLGTLEKEIGVWDDPRYFLDPERVHAAVLWFGKGYVEYKTPNFVLPDQTTDAIEISMELASEAPGLRDHWPSDISFTFNGISLGTWTSPADFGRAARGKYTPEWWHRNVNQYGLLKTIRIDASGTYMDGERMSDITLKDVKLDEPFWTLRFTVDETSPNVGGLTIYGAGFGNHNQDIVIRVLQI, from the coding sequence ATGATCAAAGCAAATGGGGAGCCCCGGTTCCTTCCTTTATATGAGGCGCTGGCAAGTGAAGTCAGATGGAGAATCATGGATATGATTGCAGATCGCGAGATGAATGTGAAGGATATTGCGTCAGTATTGGAGCTTAGCCCCTCCATTGTCACGATGCATATTCGCAAACTGGAGGATGCCGGCCTGATTGGGAGCAGACGAGTTCGAATTAACGGAGGAACACACAAATTATGTTACCTTAAACAAAATCAGATTGAGATCGAGCTGCCATCCGCAAGCCGAACTTCACGAACCAGAGAGCAGACAATATCTGTTGGGCACTACACTGCTTTTGATATTCACCCTACCTGTGGGCTAGGCACACTTGAGAAAGAAATCGGCGTCTGGGATGATCCGCGTTACTTCCTTGATCCCGAGCGGGTACATGCTGCTGTCCTGTGGTTTGGGAAGGGCTATGTTGAATATAAAACACCTAATTTTGTATTGCCGGATCAAACTACCGACGCTATCGAAATTTCGATGGAATTAGCCTCGGAGGCTCCTGGTTTACGGGATCATTGGCCCTCGGATATTAGCTTCACCTTCAATGGCATTTCTCTTGGAACATGGACAAGCCCTGCCGACTTCGGCAGAGCAGCGCGCGGCAAATATACACCGGAATGGTGGCATCGCAATGTGAATCAATACGGTTTATTGAAGACCATACGTATCGATGCCTCCGGTACGTATATGGATGGTGAGCGGATGTCGGACATTACTCTGAAAGATGTCAAACTAGACGAACCGTTCTGGACGCTTCGTTTCACCGTTGACGAGACAAGCCCCAACGTAGGCGGTTTAACGATCTACGGTGCCGGTTTCGGTAACCATAATCAGGATATTGTTATTCGTGTACTTCAGATTTGA
- a CDS encoding glycoside hydrolase family 43 protein: protein MKYNNPVVKGFYPDPSVIKVHDTYYMVCSSFQYFPGVPLFESKDLLNWKQISHCLTRTSQIQLETVNSSGGVFAPTIRHNDGRFYMVTTNDTTHQNFYVWTDDIYGEWSEPIYVDQGGIDPDLYFEDGKTLFMSNGVDDQGVGGIVQCEIEIETGHKLTPGRTIWNGTGGRYLESPHLYKMNGYYYLLAAEGGTEYGHMVTYARGTSSSGPFEAYAHNPVLTNRNLGGYELQGVGHGDLVEDDLGNWWLFHLGFRQIGRWATYHHLGREVFLTPITFDEDGWFTAGHEGTTLTSFETNRIPETVIQQDKKSYTFENTDWNLDWCYLRHPKKEHYQLESDKLTLTGTEVTLDVPASPTFIGLRQKDFNATISVDVSLTNGEAGVTIYMDENHHYEVAIRQKQDGYKVIERLNIGDIKSIEHEVGLGNKQHATLMIRSSHERYSFLLQADGEEILLGTAQTRYLSSEVAGGFTGVLIGLYASGQDASAEFTNFQCEYH, encoded by the coding sequence ATGAAATACAATAACCCTGTTGTCAAAGGTTTCTATCCAGACCCTAGTGTGATTAAGGTGCACGACACCTACTACATGGTGTGCAGTTCTTTTCAATATTTTCCGGGCGTACCGCTCTTTGAAAGCAAGGATCTGCTGAATTGGAAGCAGATTAGTCATTGCCTCACTCGTACAAGCCAGATTCAGCTCGAGACGGTGAACAGCTCCGGGGGCGTATTTGCTCCAACGATCAGGCATAATGACGGGCGTTTTTATATGGTCACAACGAACGATACGACGCATCAGAATTTCTATGTATGGACGGATGATATTTACGGAGAATGGTCTGAGCCTATTTATGTGGATCAAGGCGGGATTGATCCCGATTTGTATTTTGAAGATGGGAAGACCTTGTTTATGAGTAACGGGGTGGATGATCAGGGTGTTGGCGGAATTGTACAGTGTGAGATTGAGATCGAAACCGGTCACAAATTGACGCCAGGGCGGACCATCTGGAATGGGACAGGTGGACGATATCTGGAGAGCCCACATCTGTATAAAATGAACGGTTATTATTACCTGCTGGCAGCCGAAGGCGGCACCGAGTATGGTCACATGGTTACGTATGCACGGGGCACTTCTTCTTCAGGTCCATTCGAGGCTTATGCGCACAATCCAGTTCTAACCAATCGTAATCTGGGTGGATATGAGCTGCAGGGGGTAGGACATGGTGACTTGGTTGAGGATGATCTGGGGAACTGGTGGCTATTTCACTTGGGATTCCGTCAGATTGGCAGATGGGCGACGTACCATCATCTGGGCCGTGAGGTGTTCCTGACGCCGATTACGTTTGATGAAGATGGATGGTTTACAGCCGGGCATGAAGGCACAACGCTGACGAGTTTTGAGACTAATCGTATTCCCGAAACAGTGATCCAGCAGGATAAGAAGAGTTATACGTTTGAAAATACAGACTGGAACCTCGACTGGTGTTACCTTCGTCATCCAAAAAAGGAGCATTATCAGCTTGAATCAGACAAGCTTACGCTAACAGGAACTGAAGTAACGCTGGACGTTCCGGCATCCCCTACGTTCATCGGGCTACGTCAAAAAGATTTTAATGCCACGATTTCAGTCGATGTTAGTCTGACGAATGGGGAGGCCGGTGTCACGATCTACATGGATGAGAATCATCATTATGAAGTGGCTATTCGTCAGAAACAGGATGGCTATAAGGTGATCGAGCGTCTGAATATTGGGGATATCAAATCGATTGAACATGAAGTGGGTCTGGGAAATAAACAGCATGCAACGCTGATGATTCGCTCCAGTCATGAACGCTACAGCTTTTTGCTTCAAGCAGATGGTGAAGAGATTCTGCTAGGCACGGCACAGACGAGATACTTATCCTCGGAGGTGGCAGGAGGATTTACAGGCGTACTTATCGGGTTATACGCGAGTGGACAAGATGCTTCGGCTGAGTTTACCAATTTCCAATGTGAATATCATTAA